One genomic region from Candidatus Xiphinematobacter sp. encodes:
- a CDS encoding LptF/LptG family permease: MRIIERYIGKSILVATVFSVGALSLVLILGNIFKELLDLLTNRAVPVQTVLTFILFAFPFSLTFTIPWGLLTGLLLVFGRISAENELIALQASGVSITLIAAPVFCFAVVLTAICCWISVDLAPLAEKKMLASLFKISTHDPSSLFSANGIMDQFPGYRIYVGGRQQNQLTNVIVFEVDDNHRPTKMVHARNGVLKSDPVNSCLLLKLRGVQFEEHDATDPLNIQKVCQGISLAEGTFLIPLQKLYKRHDNTGRLSSATMHELKQALSIASDPSRALKVKVEINRRFSTSLACIAFTLVAIPLGITTHRRETSVGFMLSMAIAFFYFLFILTARSFQENMRAHPDWLIWLPNLLFITLGACLFFRISTK, from the coding sequence ATGAGAATCATTGAGCGTTATATTGGGAAATCTATTTTAGTGGCCACCGTTTTCTCAGTAGGAGCTCTTAGCCTAGTTTTAATACTGGGCAATATTTTCAAGGAATTGCTTGATCTACTCACTAATCGGGCTGTACCAGTGCAGACGGTCTTAACCTTCATACTATTTGCCTTTCCGTTTTCTCTTACATTTACCATCCCTTGGGGGCTTTTGACCGGCCTCCTTTTGGTTTTTGGACGAATTTCCGCCGAAAATGAACTAATCGCCCTACAAGCAAGCGGTGTAAGCATTACCCTAATTGCCGCTCCAGTATTCTGCTTTGCGGTCGTCTTGACTGCTATTTGCTGCTGGATTAGCGTTGACCTCGCTCCCCTTGCAGAGAAGAAAATGCTAGCTAGCCTCTTCAAGATTTCCACTCATGACCCGAGCTCTCTTTTCAGTGCAAATGGCATCATGGACCAATTTCCGGGCTATCGCATTTATGTGGGGGGGCGTCAGCAGAATCAGTTGACCAACGTCATTGTGTTTGAAGTCGACGACAACCACCGCCCCACTAAGATGGTACACGCTAGAAACGGCGTGTTGAAATCTGATCCAGTTAACAGCTGTTTGCTGCTCAAACTTCGTGGGGTCCAATTCGAAGAGCACGACGCTACGGACCCTTTGAACATACAGAAAGTTTGCCAAGGGATCAGTCTGGCTGAGGGTACTTTCCTAATACCGCTTCAGAAACTTTATAAGAGACATGATAATACAGGACGACTGAGTTCTGCCACCATGCATGAACTTAAGCAGGCTTTAAGCATAGCTTCAGATCCAAGCAGGGCACTCAAGGTCAAAGTAGAAATCAACCGAAGATTTTCCACTTCTCTTGCCTGTATTGCTTTTACCCTGGTGGCTATTCCGCTTGGCATTACTACACATCGTCGAGAAACTTCTGTAGGTTTCATGCTTAGCATGGCCATCGCATTTTTTTACTTCCTTTTTATCCTTACTGCTCGTTCTTTTCAGGAAAATATGCGCGCACACCCCGACTGGTTAATATGGCTGCCTAATCTCTTGTTTATTACCCTAGGGGCCTGCCTCTTCTTTAGAATTTCCACTAAATAG
- a CDS encoding autotransporter domain-containing protein yields the protein MMRRCELFYPIAVAAAAITTAVFGLWGPIAGADESHWNVHAADWESPDSWAGKAVPTASSTVHIGNYGSAHIRGIAEADRLSIGSRKDGRVEVDPGGKLTIARDLKISLNTTTGCLDINGGKVHAGSVSIASKDSTGSLKVFGGGEVEVRGDLSISQERGVGELVVNGGRVKADRITFSRMLVDFSDSPRGVLNITGGLVDANSVQLGFLQAGDAALLLDGGILAIKRTEGLNGNQVLKFNGGTIQAKGDSNDFIGGFRNRTLVLNVRGGTIDTNGFQIRLTSEFQGLGGLNIVSSRGAGVLNLQCPQQYTGFTYIGENTLLRQEMNLPIDPRSNVGLDSGGIFDLAGYDSTVNGLFGEKKSTVTNSLSKEVKLTVGSSNGSGLFAGDIIESKGKISLTKVGNGEQYLTGDNAYSGGTKILSGALVGPTDSLRGNIDNEGRLVFLQEHDGTFNGKITGFGDVEIRGREGAVHIDTPQSYTGSTIVKSGVLSLRAKLAGSSVYIRPRGVVNGNGQVGKTILNNGVLHLHFLGAPTSFYTRDYRQEPDGVLALPIASDDSYGNLWIAGDAELGEAAVLFPQFRSGYFPSNNAQYDFLHVGGHLSGRFKDVKLQGLLQVKLRHDEEGVTMEVKQEQFSGKTPAQKSVAKLFNEIVQNKGLATDRGSNLERLVWDLEFVPKEELGYYLDVVAPQQVAGIKDIIFSATNMHYRRISDRLASIRAGVRGISLSGIRPSPLQHHALNYRKDYEESQEAGQACAGPSHHWNTFATASGMFSGISSIDGFPRQRVIAGHFSTGGDYRLNKRTSIGAYVGHQGVRSRHSFASYRGSHDSNGIQYGIYGTSSWNGFYINATIGGGHNDHTLRRTFGTANNQWAMRSNPWSGELASQIGIGYEFKLGRWMFGTSSSMQYTYLLVSSVEETGGANLNVRSERQDVGSLISTIGTTVAYVWDTATGYQIAPRLGLAWQHEFLDYGEMVAAAFNNGNALNGKAYCFSYQGIKGNRNMIFATAGVGASLGKSVWCYAYYVPQLGTKITSHSFLLGMSYTF from the coding sequence ATGATGCGGCGCTGTGAGCTTTTTTATCCCATTGCTGTTGCTGCTGCTGCTATAACCACTGCAGTATTTGGATTGTGGGGTCCTATCGCTGGGGCAGACGAGAGCCATTGGAACGTGCATGCTGCGGATTGGGAATCACCAGATAGTTGGGCGGGGAAAGCTGTCCCAACGGCCAGTAGCACGGTGCACATTGGGAACTATGGAAGCGCACATATCCGGGGTATAGCTGAGGCTGATAGGCTATCTATTGGAAGCAGGAAAGATGGCAGGGTGGAGGTAGATCCTGGAGGAAAGCTGACAATAGCAAGGGATTTGAAGATTAGCCTAAATACCACGACAGGCTGTCTCGACATTAATGGAGGAAAGGTGCATGCAGGATCTGTGTCTATAGCTTCTAAAGATTCGACAGGTTCCCTGAAGGTATTCGGTGGAGGAGAAGTAGAAGTGAGGGGAGACTTATCCATTAGTCAGGAGAGAGGGGTAGGAGAATTGGTGGTCAATGGGGGGAGAGTAAAGGCGGACAGAATCACTTTTAGTAGGATGCTCGTCGATTTTTCCGACAGTCCAAGAGGGGTCCTAAATATCACAGGTGGTTTGGTAGATGCTAACTCCGTTCAGCTGGGATTCCTGCAGGCGGGAGATGCAGCCTTGCTTTTGGATGGAGGAATACTCGCCATAAAACGCACGGAGGGTCTCAACGGGAATCAGGTGCTAAAGTTCAATGGTGGCACTATACAAGCGAAGGGGGATTCCAATGACTTCATTGGAGGATTCAGAAATAGAACTTTGGTTCTTAACGTGAGGGGTGGGACGATTGACACTAATGGGTTCCAGATAAGACTTACTAGTGAGTTTCAAGGGCTGGGCGGGCTAAACATAGTTAGCTCTAGAGGAGCCGGTGTGCTAAATCTCCAATGCCCTCAGCAATACACAGGATTCACCTACATCGGAGAAAATACCTTGCTGCGGCAAGAGATGAATTTACCTATTGATCCGCGGTCTAATGTTGGGCTCGACTCAGGAGGTATTTTTGACTTGGCTGGCTACGACAGCACCGTCAACGGGCTTTTTGGGGAGAAGAAAAGCACGGTAACCAACAGCTTGTCTAAAGAGGTGAAACTAACAGTAGGAAGCTCCAATGGGAGTGGTCTGTTTGCCGGAGACATCATAGAAAGCAAGGGCAAAATTAGCCTCACTAAGGTAGGCAACGGCGAGCAGTACCTCACGGGGGACAATGCCTATAGTGGAGGTACCAAAATCCTGAGCGGCGCATTAGTCGGACCTACCGATTCCCTGAGGGGGAACATCGACAATGAAGGAAGGTTGGTGTTTCTTCAAGAACACGATGGTACTTTTAACGGAAAAATTACTGGATTTGGCGATGTGGAGATTAGAGGAAGAGAAGGTGCGGTACATATCGATACCCCACAGAGCTATACAGGTAGCACTATTGTCAAGTCGGGGGTACTTTCATTAAGGGCAAAACTTGCGGGCTCCAGCGTCTATATCCGTCCGAGGGGAGTTGTAAACGGAAATGGACAAGTGGGGAAAACTATCCTTAACAACGGGGTGCTGCACCTGCATTTTTTAGGTGCCCCTACCAGTTTTTATACTCGGGATTACAGGCAAGAACCAGATGGCGTTCTGGCCCTACCAATCGCAAGTGATGATTCCTACGGTAATTTATGGATTGCAGGCGACGCTGAATTGGGGGAGGCCGCTGTGCTTTTTCCTCAATTTAGATCAGGATACTTCCCGTCAAATAATGCGCAGTATGATTTCCTCCATGTTGGAGGGCATCTTTCAGGGCGCTTCAAGGACGTCAAACTCCAGGGGCTCCTACAGGTAAAACTGAGACACGATGAGGAGGGTGTTACGATGGAGGTAAAGCAAGAGCAATTTTCAGGAAAAACTCCTGCCCAGAAGTCCGTTGCCAAGCTTTTCAATGAAATAGTCCAAAATAAGGGTCTGGCAACCGATCGTGGCAGCAATTTAGAGAGGCTCGTGTGGGATCTAGAATTCGTTCCAAAAGAGGAGTTGGGTTATTACTTAGACGTGGTGGCTCCCCAGCAGGTAGCCGGCATTAAAGATATTATCTTCAGCGCTACCAATATGCACTATAGGCGGATAAGCGATCGTCTTGCGAGCATACGGGCCGGGGTACGCGGCATTTCTCTGAGTGGAATTAGGCCCAGTCCTTTGCAACATCATGCACTTAACTATAGGAAAGATTACGAGGAAAGCCAGGAGGCAGGTCAAGCCTGTGCAGGCCCCTCTCATCATTGGAACACGTTTGCCACAGCTTCTGGTATGTTCTCGGGTATTTCTAGCATTGATGGTTTTCCCAGGCAGCGTGTAATCGCTGGTCACTTCTCTACTGGCGGAGACTACCGCCTTAACAAAAGAACGAGTATAGGTGCCTACGTTGGCCATCAGGGGGTGAGGTCCAGGCACAGTTTTGCTTCCTACCGCGGCTCTCATGATAGTAACGGGATCCAGTATGGGATATACGGCACCAGCTCTTGGAATGGGTTCTACATTAATGCCACCATAGGGGGTGGTCACAATGACCATACTCTGCGTCGTACTTTTGGAACAGCCAATAACCAGTGGGCTATGCGAAGTAATCCATGGAGCGGAGAGTTAGCCTCTCAGATTGGGATTGGGTACGAGTTCAAGTTAGGTAGGTGGATGTTTGGCACAAGTAGCTCAATGCAGTACACGTATCTCTTGGTTTCTAGTGTGGAAGAAACGGGGGGAGCAAATTTGAATGTCCGTTCAGAAAGACAAGATGTAGGTTCACTCATCAGCACTATTGGGACAACTGTTGCCTATGTATGGGATACGGCAACCGGATATCAGATTGCACCGAGGCTAGGACTAGCCTGGCAGCACGAATTTTTAGACTACGGAGAAATGGTAGCGGCAGCATTTAATAATGGTAATGCTCTCAATGGGAAGGCTTATTGCTTTAGCTACCAAGGCATTAAGGGGAATAGGAACATGATTTTTGCCACCGCTGGGGTAGGTGCTAGCTTGGGGAAGAGCGTTTGGTGCTATGCTTACTATGTGCCACAGCTGGGAACTAAGATCACTTCTCACAGTTTCTTGCTGGGGATGAGCTATACCTTCTGA
- a CDS encoding citramalate synthase — protein sequence MRRKKVILYDTTLRDGVQGQGVSFSLLDKLRLTERLARFGIDVIEGGWPGSNVKDMGFFREAQGRSWQRAKIAAFGSTRRANTDVSRDLQIQTLRDANTPVVTFFGKSWKLHVTEVLGTTPLENRSMISDTVAYFKRLRREVVYDAEHFFDGYKDDPEHALGTLEAAREADVLVLCDTNGGTLPHEIEEVVRAVNRFFPGRVGIHTHNDCELAVANSIAAVRAGAVHVQGTINGYGERIGNCNLTSLIANLQLKLKLPMVRNLSELRDISLFVDELANCPANIRAPFVGATAFTHKGGMHVNAVQKLACSYEHIKPSLVGNEQNVLVSELSGRSNVLLKARRIGLNLHKESQTIKEVLLRIKSAEAEGYEFESADASFELLVRDVLGQRHPLFQLKEYHCSFHCAQTQMHLACKATVKLSVGNGATLEHTVGEGVGPVEALDKALRKALRPFYGWVDRIQLTDYKVRILDSSRGSAARTRVSIVSTDGHHSWGTVGVSDNIIEASWLALVDSLEFYSLKLSNG from the coding sequence ATGCGCAGAAAGAAAGTTATCCTCTACGATACAACTCTCCGGGATGGAGTACAGGGACAGGGGGTTTCCTTTAGTCTTCTAGATAAATTACGACTTACGGAGAGACTGGCCAGATTCGGGATAGATGTTATTGAAGGTGGATGGCCAGGTTCCAATGTAAAAGATATGGGTTTCTTTCGGGAGGCTCAGGGCCGCTCCTGGCAGAGGGCAAAGATCGCGGCCTTCGGGAGTACGCGCCGTGCCAACACAGACGTTTCTCGAGATCTGCAAATACAAACCCTACGTGACGCAAACACACCCGTGGTTACTTTTTTTGGGAAGAGTTGGAAGCTTCACGTTACTGAAGTACTGGGGACTACTCCCTTAGAAAACCGCTCCATGATTTCGGACACCGTGGCTTATTTTAAGCGCCTTCGCAGGGAAGTAGTCTACGATGCAGAGCATTTTTTTGATGGCTACAAGGATGACCCAGAACATGCGTTGGGAACTTTGGAAGCTGCCCGTGAAGCTGATGTGCTGGTCCTTTGCGACACAAATGGGGGAACTTTGCCGCACGAAATTGAAGAAGTGGTTCGTGCCGTAAATAGGTTTTTCCCTGGACGTGTGGGTATCCACACGCACAATGACTGTGAACTAGCTGTAGCAAATTCCATTGCTGCCGTACGCGCTGGTGCAGTACATGTGCAAGGCACTATCAACGGCTATGGGGAGCGAATTGGGAACTGTAACCTGACGAGTCTCATTGCTAATTTACAGCTGAAACTTAAACTACCTATGGTGCGCAATCTCTCTGAGCTGCGGGATATTTCACTTTTTGTAGATGAACTTGCAAACTGTCCTGCAAATATCCGTGCACCGTTTGTTGGTGCTACCGCCTTTACCCACAAGGGGGGCATGCACGTTAATGCAGTTCAGAAGCTGGCGTGCTCTTACGAGCATATCAAGCCTTCCTTGGTGGGCAATGAGCAGAATGTCCTGGTTTCTGAGCTCTCAGGAAGAAGCAACGTCCTGCTTAAAGCAAGAAGAATTGGTCTCAATCTACACAAGGAATCCCAGACAATCAAAGAAGTCCTCCTCCGTATTAAGAGTGCGGAAGCAGAGGGATACGAGTTCGAGTCGGCCGACGCTTCTTTTGAACTTTTGGTGCGTGACGTTTTAGGTCAACGCCACCCACTCTTTCAGCTAAAGGAATATCATTGCTCCTTCCACTGTGCTCAGACTCAAATGCATCTGGCTTGCAAGGCGACAGTAAAACTCTCCGTTGGAAATGGTGCTACACTTGAACATACCGTAGGCGAGGGAGTTGGACCCGTAGAAGCACTGGACAAGGCACTTCGAAAGGCACTACGTCCATTCTATGGATGGGTTGATCGGATACAACTTACCGATTACAAGGTACGCATCTTGGACAGCTCGCGAGGATCAGCCGCTAGGACTAGGGTATCGATTGTTTCTACAGACGGACATCATTCCTGGGGTACCGTTGGAGTTTCTGATAACATTATCGAGGCTAGCTGGCTGGCATTAGTGGACAGTTTGGAATTTT